The genomic interval GGGGGCAAGCCCCCCGCTGCCCCCTTGAGCTTCAATCTGGCAAGCCAAATCGCCCCTTCTCGGGGGGCCGTGCAAAGCACTGTTCCACCCCTCGTGCGGGGCGATTTTGCAGAGCCATTTTGAAGCCGCGGACAGCTCACCGCATGGTTTTTCTTCGCCTTCGGCTCCGAAGCCATGTCAGTTCGCTGGAAAGGTTTTTTTTTAGAAAACCTCGCTCATCTTTTACCAAGCAGTAAGTCTCCTTTTTTCAGTTTTTTAGCCACTTACCATATTCGCTTTGGTTTGACTTTCAGCTTAACAAAAAAAAACACTGAACCTACGCAGCTTCAGAGCCGAAGGCGAAGAAAAGCTGCGTCGTGAAGTGTCCACGGCTTCAAGATGGCTCTGCAAAATTGATCTGAACGAGGGGTGGAACAGTGCTTTGCACGGCCCCCCGAGGAAGATCGGTTTGGCTTGCCAGATTGAAGCTCAAGGGGGCAGCGGGGGGCTTGCCCCCGACGTATCTTTCTTACATATACCACCGATAAATGTGCGAACTTTTTACCTGTAAAGGTGAACAAGGCCAATAGAAGCGATGGGAACCCAAAAAAATATTGCCGAAAAAATAGTGCATAAAGGAGCCGATTATACCCTCGCTCTGAAAGGAAATCAGTCAAAACTAAATGACGAAGTTGAAAATTTCTTTGATCAGGCTATTAAATATGGTGAACTCGGGATTGACTTTCACAAGTTTGAAGTAGAAGAAAAGGGAAAAGGTCGACATGAGATTCGTCAAATATACACAGCGACTGAATCAGGTTTTCTTGGGGATTACAAGCTTCATTGGAAGGGGTTGTCGACTATTGTCTGTATTGAGTCTAAGGTAACCAAAAAGGAGATTACCAGCAAAGAGCGCCGATATTATATCAGTAGCTTGCAAGAATCCTCGGAGGAAATAGGCCTTTTGATTCGAGGACATTGGGGTATTGAAAGTACGCACTGGATTTTAGATGTAGCATTTCGAGAAGACAACTTAACAGCTCGAGCAGGATATATTACAGAAAACCTATCCCTCATTCGCCGTATTTCCTTGAATTACTTAACCAAAGAGAAGTCAGTAAAATTGGGCACAGCTAACAAACGTCTGAAGGCTGCCTACGATAAGGAATATTTACTTAAGGTGCTAGGTGTCAAATCTTTTTCATAAATTCGCCGTGGATATGGTACCATTTTAGGTATGATTTTAGAAACAAAGCGGCTTATTATTCGAGACTTTAGTGAAGAAGACCTTGATGCCCTTGCCCCGATTTTAGGGGACCCTCAAGTGATGGAATACTCGATGACAGGTCCCCTTTCTCGCGAGGATACAAGCACGTGTCTTCAAAAGAGGATCTTTCAACACTATCAAGAGCATGGATATGGTTTATGGGCCCTTATCTCTAAAGAAACCAGTCAGTTGATCGGCTTTGCAGGGCCTATTCATCAAGAGGTTGATGGGGAGAAATGCGTTGAGATTGGTTATCGACTCGCTCCTTCTGAATGGGGGGAGGGGCTTGCAACCAAGGCGGTGATTGCCATTAGAGATTATGCGATCAAAGAGCTGAAGCTCGATAAACTCATTGCGATTATTGAACCAACGAATATCCGTAGTACACGGGTAGCAGAAAAAGCAGGGTTTAAACTCGCGAAGCAAACCATCTTTCATGGCTTTAATGTAGGAATTTACACGTATGGAAAGACCTAAGATAGGTGTAGGGGCTCTCGTTCTCAATGAGGGGAAGATCCTTTTGGGAAAAAGGATCCATGCCCATGGAGTAGGAACCTGGTGTCCTCCAGGAGGACACTTGGAGTTTGGGGAGACCCCGGCTGATTGTGCTGCAAGAGAGCTGGAAGAAGAAACCGGTCTGATTGCAGAAGAGATTTTTCCTGGCCCTTGGACGAATGATATCTTTGAGACAGAGGGGAAGCATTATGTCAGCCTCTTTATGCTCGTCAACAAGTTTCAAGGAGTTCTAGAGCTTAAAGAGCCTGATAAGTGTGAAAGCTGGGAGTGGTTTTCCTGGGACGCGCTTCCTTCGCCTTTGTTCTTGAGCCTGGAAAACCTTGTTGGTTCAGGCGTTTACAATATGAGTGATGCCTTCCTTTAGGGTTGTTTTCCCAAAGTTGAGAAGCAGGCCGGTTTATTTGCCCATGAGGCGGAGGTAGGTAGCAAGCTGCGCCCGATACATAGGGTAGTCCTTCCCTGTTGCTTTAATCTCGATGATCACCTCTTCTTCTACGATCAAATCGAGAAAAAGAGGGTCGCGCACCTCTTGACTTTTATAGAGGACGGGGACGGGAACTTGCCTTTGGCTAGTAATTCCAAGAAGAGAGAGCTCATGGACAAGAGCGGACTCGTAAATGGTCTCGAGAAGGCCTGGTCCCCCAAGGGTATGGTGCACCTCTGTAGCCGCTTCGATGATTTTTTCAATAAGCATTTTCATATACACACTTTTTTCAAAGAGGGTGCCAAAAAGAAGGTCAGCTGTCAAGTTTTTTCTGGCAATAATCTTTGTACACGACAAAAATTTAGCATTTGACAAGTAACTCGCTGGCATTAAAATGTTTCGTTGAAAAACAAACCGAACC from Candidatus Neptunochlamydia vexilliferae carries:
- a CDS encoding ISAs1 family transposase, yielding MGTQKNIAEKIVHKGADYTLALKGNQSKLNDEVENFFDQAIKYGELGIDFHKFEVEEKGKGRHEIRQIYTATESGFLGDYKLHWKGLSTIVCIESKVTKKEITSKERRYYISSLQESSEEIGLLIRGHWGIESTHWILDVAFREDNLTARAGYITENLSLIRRISLNYLTKEKSVKLGTANKRLKAAYDKEYLLKVLGVKSFS
- a CDS encoding GNAT family N-acetyltransferase; translation: MILETKRLIIRDFSEEDLDALAPILGDPQVMEYSMTGPLSREDTSTCLQKRIFQHYQEHGYGLWALISKETSQLIGFAGPIHQEVDGEKCVEIGYRLAPSEWGEGLATKAVIAIRDYAIKELKLDKLIAIIEPTNIRSTRVAEKAGFKLAKQTIFHGFNVGIYTYGKT
- a CDS encoding GxxExxY protein; translated protein: MKMLIEKIIEAATEVHHTLGGPGLLETIYESALVHELSLLGITSQRQVPVPVLYKSQEVRDPLFLDLIVEEEVIIEIKATGKDYPMYRAQLATYLRLMGK
- a CDS encoding nucleotide triphosphate diphosphatase NUDT15, which translates into the protein MERPKIGVGALVLNEGKILLGKRIHAHGVGTWCPPGGHLEFGETPADCAARELEEETGLIAEEIFPGPWTNDIFETEGKHYVSLFMLVNKFQGVLELKEPDKCESWEWFSWDALPSPLFLSLENLVGSGVYNMSDAFL